From one Caldithrix abyssi DSM 13497 genomic stretch:
- a CDS encoding acyl-[acyl-carrier-protein] thioesterase — protein MEKQGPFWEETFKVRAYEVDHNGRAKFQTLFNYLQEAASNHAAFLKLSKTDFDRMGLTWVLSRFHVRVFHYPFWNQYVTVQTWPSLKERLFALRDFEMFDEKGKVLALATSSWMMIDFKARRAVRLPEFLAEYTNQEKGRALEDTFERLPELQTTHHEKEFQVRLSDLDMNRHVNSAVYIDWALEAVPEEIRTQQFLHEVEVNYRAEAVYGQRILSQVEIADRANDRTILHHRLLRADSEQELCRMVSRWRAK, from the coding sequence ATGGAAAAACAAGGACCGTTCTGGGAAGAGACATTTAAAGTTCGGGCTTACGAAGTTGATCATAACGGACGGGCCAAGTTTCAAACCCTGTTTAACTACCTGCAGGAGGCGGCTTCGAACCATGCGGCATTTTTAAAATTATCCAAAACGGATTTCGACCGCATGGGATTAACCTGGGTGCTCTCCCGTTTTCACGTGCGGGTGTTTCACTATCCTTTCTGGAATCAGTATGTAACGGTGCAGACCTGGCCTTCTCTTAAAGAACGACTGTTCGCCCTGCGCGATTTTGAAATGTTCGATGAAAAAGGCAAGGTGCTTGCGCTGGCTACCTCTTCATGGATGATGATCGATTTTAAGGCCAGACGCGCCGTGCGATTGCCGGAATTTCTGGCGGAATACACCAATCAGGAAAAAGGACGGGCGCTGGAAGACACTTTTGAACGCCTGCCCGAACTGCAGACAACGCATCATGAAAAAGAATTCCAGGTGCGCCTGAGCGACCTGGACATGAATCGCCACGTTAACAGCGCGGTTTACATCGACTGGGCGCTGGAAGCCGTGCCAGAAGAAATTCGCACGCAGCAGTTTTTGCATGAAGTTGAAGTCAACTACCGCGCTGAAGCGGTTTACGGACAGCGCATCCTCTCGCAGGTGGAAATTGCCGACCGTGCAAACGATCGGACAATCTTACACCACCGCTTACTGCGTGCCGACAGCGAACAGGAATTGTGCCGCATGGTTTCCAGATGGCGCGCTAAATGA
- a CDS encoding DUF429 domain-containing protein, with translation MTGQKQAVEDIVGMGIDGCRGGWLVCRIKQNGRPEFELQRSLADMPGLLTSGVDVFIDMPFGLSADQPRLCDSLARALLGKRASTIFPVPCRKAVYAASYAQACQINQTLCGKKLSIQAWNLTPKIRELDQFLRTNPSLQNLFYESHPELCFRWLNDGRVLSSSKKTSVGQAERLRLLQKRARIDQPTLIRWRKRMGLSNAQPDDLLDALALAVCAAAPRKLRYFVPETPLHDAFGLRMNVVCLSNAE, from the coding sequence ATGACGGGGCAAAAGCAGGCTGTGGAAGACATCGTCGGCATGGGCATTGACGGTTGCCGCGGCGGCTGGCTGGTCTGTAGGATTAAACAAAACGGCCGGCCTGAATTTGAGCTGCAGCGCTCGCTGGCAGACATGCCCGGCCTGTTAACGTCGGGCGTCGATGTGTTTATCGATATGCCTTTTGGTTTGAGCGCCGACCAGCCGCGTTTGTGCGATTCTCTGGCGCGCGCTCTGTTAGGTAAACGCGCATCCACCATTTTTCCCGTCCCATGCCGCAAAGCCGTTTACGCCGCCTCCTACGCGCAGGCCTGCCAAATAAATCAGACCCTTTGCGGTAAAAAACTTTCTATCCAGGCCTGGAACCTAACGCCAAAAATCAGAGAGCTGGATCAATTTTTAAGAACGAATCCCTCCTTGCAAAATCTTTTTTACGAAAGCCATCCCGAACTCTGTTTCCGCTGGCTGAACGACGGCCGGGTGTTGTCTTCTTCCAAAAAGACTTCCGTCGGTCAGGCCGAACGTTTGCGCCTGCTGCAAAAGCGCGCACGCATCGATCAGCCGACCTTAATCCGCTGGCGAAAGCGGATGGGGTTGTCCAATGCGCAGCCCGATGATTTGCTGGATGCGCTGGCGCTGGCCGTGTGTGCCGCGGCGCCGCGCAAATTACGCTATTTTGTGCCGGAAACACCGCTGCACGATGCGTTTGGTTTGCGCATGAATGTGGTGTGCCTCTCTAACGCCGAGTAA
- a CDS encoding S66 peptidase family protein translates to MFSRRNFLKSAAFLLSALPFTAYARKESKSASAKILKPPALREGDTIGLITPASPLFEFHRTVIEATEKLKNLGYNVKLARNIDKKWGYLAGSIQERVDDLHQMFNDDEVKAIMAIRGGYGSAQLLPYLDYELIARNPKIIIGYSDITALLLGMHTATGLVTFHGPVAVSTFTDYTTRHMKRVFTTTAPPIQIEDAPYEANLQTSNRIWTYRGGVTEGRLIGGNLTLFQSLLGTPFAATTQDAILFFEEIGEEPYDLDRMLTHLKMAGIFDQCKGVIFDRMPSVKPADYKPGFNSSLSVEEVIDMIFKDFDFPVCVGFSLGHIKDKPTMPLGIKARLDADAGRLTLLEAAVV, encoded by the coding sequence ATGTTTAGCCGCAGAAATTTTCTTAAAAGCGCCGCCTTTTTGTTAAGCGCTTTGCCTTTTACCGCCTACGCCAGAAAGGAATCAAAATCAGCGTCAGCGAAAATTTTAAAACCGCCTGCCTTGCGCGAGGGAGATACCATCGGCCTGATCACGCCGGCTTCGCCTTTGTTTGAATTTCATCGCACCGTCATCGAAGCCACCGAAAAGCTAAAAAATCTGGGATATAATGTAAAGCTGGCCAGGAATATCGATAAAAAATGGGGCTATCTGGCCGGCAGCATTCAAGAGCGCGTGGATGATTTACATCAAATGTTTAATGACGATGAAGTTAAGGCTATTATGGCCATTCGCGGAGGCTACGGCAGCGCTCAGCTTTTACCATACCTGGATTATGAACTGATTGCCAGAAATCCGAAGATTATCATCGGTTACAGCGACATCACTGCGCTGTTGTTAGGGATGCACACCGCGACCGGTCTGGTAACCTTTCATGGTCCGGTGGCCGTTTCTACTTTTACAGATTACACCACGCGCCATATGAAACGCGTATTTACCACGACCGCGCCGCCCATCCAAATAGAAGACGCCCCCTACGAAGCCAACCTGCAAACCAGTAACCGCATCTGGACATACCGGGGCGGCGTAACGGAGGGACGCTTGATCGGCGGCAACCTGACCCTCTTCCAATCGCTTTTGGGTACGCCGTTTGCGGCGACAACGCAGGACGCCATCCTATTTTTCGAAGAAATTGGCGAAGAACCCTACGATCTGGATCGCATGCTTACCCATTTAAAAATGGCCGGTATATTCGATCAATGTAAAGGCGTCATTTTTGACCGCATGCCATCGGTTAAACCGGCGGATTATAAACCGGGATTTAACAGCAGCCTGAGTGTGGAAGAAGTTATCGATATGATTTTTAAAGATTTTGATTTTCCGGTGTGCGTTGGTTTTTCGCTGGGACACATTAAAGATAAACCCACCATGCCGCTGGGCATTAAAGCGCGGCTGGATGCCGATGCCGGCCGTCTGACGCTGCTGGAAGCGGCCGTCGTTTAA